In Schizosaccharomyces osmophilus chromosome 1, complete sequence, the genomic window CTTTAGTCTATGTCTTTTTGGCTTGTTGAATATACCTACCTTTTAACAGAAGCAACTCGTCTATCATGAAGTAAAGTACATCCAGAAATGAGTTCAAAcatattcaaaagattGTGATAAAAAAGGGCCTACTCTTGGGTTCCAAAAGTTGCTAGTTTACTGTCACGCAAATGTGAACCCCAACAATCCTCAAGAGTGAAATAATTGTTCAGAATTCTTagtaataaaaacaaattgaaaaataaagaattaaaatagAATAAGTAGCGATGGCTGACTTAATTGCTCAGCTGTATAGTATATGAATATGTACTAACGTACTATGCAAAGCCTATTTGACTAGatacatttatttttctattttaatgctagatattcttttttactatTCTCATAAATTTAAGTATTAAATTAAAGCCGCAAGCAAGCCATTTGCTGACAAACTATCGACCGTAAAGTGGTGCTCATGTCCAACTCTGCTATAACCAACTACACCTCCCATACTAAAAACAGAAGTCAGCTGTATTTAAAACCATCAACTGCATTTATTGCCACTTGGCATTAAGTTCTCTATATAATCTTCATGATTACACGCCTTTCAAGAGCCTGTTTGAGGCGATCAGGCGCTAACCGCTGGAAAAGCGAACTGTACCATAATCCCTCGTTTTCTTCTCAATTTTCTACATCATGCATTGCTTTGCATCCAAACATTGGTCCTTTTCGATATTCACAAGCTCTTTCACGGGGTAAAGACtcgaaaaatgaaaaagtacCTAAAAATGACagtgaaacaaaaaagtcgCCGTCATCAGAGAATGAGTCTTCAAAACAGAAAGAGCTTCAGTCTCATAAGCAGAccttaaaaaagaatccgGAACggaaaaaagatgaagaaaatacagAAGCaatcaaaacttttgttAGATCATCTTCCAGTAACGCGAAGgacgaaaaagaacaagctAATGATTCTTTTAGTTTGGAAACTTctggaaaaaagaaagacacGTCTAAAAATGCTATACCAGAAGTATATCCTCAATTGCTAGCTTTACCTATCGTGCGAAGGCCATTGTTCCCGGGCTTTTACAAAGCAATTGTCACTAAGGATCCTTCTGTTTCAGAGGCCATCAAGgaattaataaagaaaaggcaaCCCTATATTGGTGCTTTCCTTCACAAGGACGAAAATGCAGATACCGATGTAATTACAGATGTAAACCAAGTTTATCCGGTCGGTGTTTTTGCTCAAATTACAAGTATTTTTCCTACAAAAAATGCGGGTGAAACAGCCTTAACAGCTGTTCTTTATCCCCATAGACGTATACGCATCACAGAATTAATGCCTCCTAAGGTTCACATCACTCCTAGCGCTGACTCCAAAGAGCTCAAACAAGCAGACGGGTCCGAAGAATTAACTACTGCTGACAATAGCAAAGGTGATTCTAAATTGGAAAGTACAGCTTCCATGTTACAGGACTATAATGTTTCTGTGGTGAATGTCGAAAATATTCACAATCTTCCTTTCAATCGCCAAAATCCAGTAATAAAAGCACTCACTGGCGAAATTATGAGCACTTTTAAAGAGATTGCGACCTTAAGTCATATTTTCCGTGAACAAATTGCCAATTTTTCGATTTCAACAGGAACAAACaatgtttttgatgaacCTGCTAGATTGGCGGACTTTACTGCTGCGGTTTGCTCTACTGCTCTTCAGGACTTACAAGGTGTCTTGGAAGCTCAGAATATTGAAGAGCGATTAGAAAAAGCTTTAATAATTCTAAAGCAAGAACTTATTAATGCTCAACTGCAAAGTAAGATTAGCAGAGATGTTGAACAAAAACTGTCTCAGCGCCAGAAAGAATTTATATTAATGGAGCAAATGAAGGGAATAAAGAGAGAACTCGGCCATGATGACCCTAAAGAGGCATTACTCAATGAattcagaagaagagcCGAGGAGACAGAAATGCCTGAACATGTGAATAAAGTTTTTAAGGAAGAGCTTTCTAAATTTCAACATCTAGAACCAATGGCTGCTGAGTACAATGTTACTCGCAATTATTTAGACTGGATAACTCAATTACCATGGGGTAAAAAGTCTTCGGAAAACTTCAACATTCAATACGCTAGGGATATATTGGATAGGGATCATTATGGTTTAAAAGACGTGAAAGACCGCATTCTCGAACTTGTTGCAGTCGGAAAATTAAGAGGTACCATGCAAGGAAGAATTATTTGCCTAGTAGGGCCTCCTGGTGTCGGTAAAACATCTGTTGGTAAATCAATTGCTTCTGCATTGAATCGAGAATTCTTTAGATTTAGTGTTGGTGGCTTAACCGACGTTGCTGAAATTAAAGGACACCGTCGTACTTATATTGGGGCGATGCCTGGCAAGGTAGTACAAGCTTTGAAGAAGGTACAAACCGAAAATCCCTTAATTTTAATTGATGAAATCGATAAAGTTGGAAAAAGTCATCAAGGAGATCCACATAGTGCTTTACTTGAGCTTTTAGACTCTGAGCAAAATTCGGCTTTTTTGGACCATTATATGGATATGACTTTAGACGCCTCCTCAGTTTTGTTCGTTTGCACTGCCAATACTGTAGATACAATACCTCCTCCTTTGCTAGATCGAATGGAACTTATTGAAGTATCAGGTTATGTGGAGGCAGAAAAGCTTCACATTGCTAGAGATTATTTAATTCCccaaacgaagaaaaattgcGGATTGAAGGATGCAAACGTAACAATGTCTGACAATGCGATTAGAGGCttaattcaattttacTGTCACGAAAGCGGCGTACGGAACCTAAAGAAatccattgaaaaaatattccGGAAAACTTCATTTCAAATTGTCCAGAATATTGGAGATAAGAAGGAAGGCCCTGTTAAAGAAGCACAAGAAAGTTCAACCAATAAAGAGCACGATGAAGCAGGAAGTACAGACCAAACTGCTGATAGTTCATCTGTTGTTCCCCTTGATGTACCAAACGAAATTAAGGTTGATATAGACGAAAAGGATTTGATTGACTATCTTGGCCCTCCAATACACACCTCACCTCGTCTTTATGATAGGACGCCAAACGGTGTAGTTATGGGTTTAGCTTGGACTCCAATGGGTGGTGTTCCATTGTACGTTGAAACTATAGTTAAAAACAACTTGTCTGCTGCTTCTGCTCCTTCGTTAGAAAGAACTGGCCAACTTGGTGATGttatgaaagaatcttCAGAGTTATCCTACTCCTTCTGTAAAAGCTTCTTATCTAAGAATTTCCCAAAAAATAGGTTTTTTGAACATGCTCGTTTGCATATGCACTGTCCAGAAGGATCTATATCAAAAGATGGCCCGTCTGCTGGTATTACCATGGCTACCTCATTACTATCTTTAGCCTTAAGCACGCCTGTACCCGCTACTACTGCAATGACAGGTGAGCTAACCTTAACTGGCAAAGTTCTTCGGATCGGTGGTTTGAGAGAGAAAGCTGTTGCAGCCAAGTTATCGggtataaaagaaattttatttccaAAAGGTAATATAGCCGATTGGGAACAACTTCCTGATTATGTCAAGGAAGGCTTAAGAGGTGTTCCTGTTGAATGGTATGACGATGTATTTAAGAAGATTTTCCCTCATGTCAACATTGAGGAATGTAACAATCTTTGGCCTACTTTAATGACTAGTGCTTCTAGTCAAAAGTAGTCCTCATTTTTTGTACAAAGACGATGTTCTTGTCATTTTATATAGCTTACGaacttttatttcctttgtttactgttCATGAATAGAGATAGTAATGCTAATGATCCAAACTTTGCGGAGTCGAAAGAATATTATAATGtaaattctatttttttgatcTTGTTCCTTACGTGCTGTTTTTACGGTAGAAGACTGTTCCATTATTTGCAGATTGTTGAACGCTCTTCGCTTGACCAACCAAAGACTCGACCAAGTTAACTCGTAATGTTATAGAGTCTTTACCAATTAGCTTATTAACTTTGAAATAGTCATCGATTACAGATTTGTTTgagaaaatccaaattttcaaacaagGCTTACTTTACACTAACACCCTGAATTCAACCTAATATTTTAGAGGTATTGTATTAAAATATTTGCTGTATAAAGccaaaagaaggaaagtATAACTTATTGGATAGCTTCAAAAGCACCTTGAAGCATAATTGCTTTACTGTAAACAACCTTGCACCGTAAATAATAAGAATCCAATGGGTTTATTAACTATACTGCGAAAGCAGAAgtggaaagaaaaagaggcTAGAGTCTTATTGCTGTATGAATTTGTTAAGcagtaaaaataataaaaaagaccAAAGACTGACCATCTACTAAGAGGTTTAGACAATGCAGGCAAAACGACTATCCTAAAGCGCCTTTTAAACGAAAACGTATTTTAAACCGAGATTTGCTCCTTAATTTTAACTAAATATTTAGACAATTACGGTGTCCCCTACGTTTGGTTTTCAAATACGTACTATAAATGTAGAAGGGCTGCATTTGACAATCTGTAAGTCGGTTAGAATACTGAAAAACCTAGGTTTTCTAATATAGCAGGGGATATAGGAGGTCAGAAAACGCTACgaagtttttggaaaaattattttgaGTCAACAGAGGCCATTGTTTGGGTCGTAGATAGCCTTGATGAATCAAGGTTACTAGAATGCAAACATCAATTACATGAACTTTTGTTAGAAGAAGTAAGCTATCATTTGGTTGACGAGAAGCTAAATATTTTCTAAGAAATTACTAAATATAAGCCTGTTAATTCTGGCTAATAAATCCGATGCTGCTGGCTCTTTGGACGCCAAGACAATTGAGCAAGTATGCTGCATCTTCATTTCCTTGTCTTGCTAACTTCGTTTAAAGCTATTACATTTAGATGAACTGAAATCCAGACACTACTGTATTCTTTCAGTTTCTGCTATAACTGGTGACGGTATTCAGGAAGCTATAAATTGGTTAGCTTCTGATTTAAGAGAAAGTAAAATGGGCATTCTATCAAATTGATAAAAGCCAAGAAACTCAACTCACCTATGGTGCTTTCACTGTTAAAGTAGAAGTCGTTGCTTCTTTGAGAATGACTAGACGATGTTTCCTGACTTATCGAAAAGATCTTGGCTATATTTCTTCAGAAAGTCAGTTATTATGATAATGAAACCAATCATTCTTACATTCTACCTGCGACCcattttttcaacataTCGCTTCGTCTTTTTTCTCCTGTAGCCCAACGCAACAATACACCTCGAGGAACAAATGCAACCTTATCAACTATAACTTTGTGCGTTACCAAAACGGTAGAAACTATAGTTGGGACAAGACTTGTAAGTCTTTGCATATTACTGACTTCAACTAGCAACGTAAATTGATCCGCTGCCTTGAAAGCCATACTGTTCTTTGTTaatcaaaaagtttctttaaaatttgACTTACCATCCTTCTCTACAAATGTTAGGATGTACTTGTTCAACCGTTTCTTCGATGTCCGAGGCAAAATGGTTCAAACCGTTCTGTTCGAATGTGTTCCAAATTGCGCCCAAAACGTATagtatttttgaaaatttctcAGAACTCTCCGAATCCAACGATTTAGGATGAATAAACCCTAAATATCCAGATCTGAAATGCTGTTTCTTTAAGTTTTCTTCAGTAAGTAATTCAGATCCGACATTCCGTTGATCAAAAGCGCAATACGACCCGCGCCTTGCAGCAATCCAAACTTCTCCCACTTCTCCTTCATTACAAATGCGTTTCGATTCAGGATGAACTACACAAACATCGTTATGCAAACAATTCTGTCAATGGTTAGTAACTTCATACAACTATTCCAATCAACTTACAGCCCCCAAACCATATATAGTAATTCCTTTCTTATGGTTGTTGCTTTTCGATGTAATGAATcccttttttaaatcattaGTGTCAAAATCGCCTTTCATATCATTAATGCCTTGTTCATCACACCAGCAAATTAATGGGTTGAGTGGGTGACAATAAGCAAGTTTTATCATTTCAGTTTTAAGATTTAATCGAAACATATTATCAATAATTGTTGTCACTGATAATGTTAGCATAAGGACTAATCTTAAGTCTTACCTTTTGAAGTTTCAGGCTTTTCGTAACAAGGAACAATAATACATTTTATCATATCGTTTAATCCTTCGTATTCACAGATTTCAGTTTTCTCGAGAGTATTTAAAAGATAGTTCAAAGGCAAGACAGCTTTTGATACACGCTTTTCTAACATTGTTTGAAGAGTGTTATTTTCACGGCAGTGACTGCCAGAGCCATTCACAAGGACCGTCGGTAAACCTGGAATTATTAGTTCGAGAAATTGCATTCAATTGTTTACCTGTGTATACGCCCAAAAGTGCTGTATGAAGCAAGCCAATCCCTGACCCAAACTCAATACCACCTAGAAGAGAAGAATCGTTATCATCAAGAAtaaattccttttgctcTCGACAATAATGCAACAAATCAAAGTGTGAAAAATTAACGGAGAAAGTAGAGCCATCAGTCAGTCTGCTGACAGCTACCAAAACAACCTTTTCCTTGttattttgttctttcgCTATCTTTGAAactaacttttttaatGGTCTCTTTGCCGCAGGCAGGTAATTCGTATTGTATATCTTGGGAACCTTCACTCGTTTTTCGTTACACACTTGCTGTAAGTGATGAAAACTATCACGAGATTTAATATTAATGAAAGTGCCATCGTCGAGTAGAATACAATTAGCACGGAACTGATCGCACAAAAGTATAATTTCTTCGATATCCTTTATGACATGATTTACAGAGTGTATTTGTAAAGGAATAGCACATATCCCCAGAAAAAAACATCCATAGAGGGCAACCACAAATTCATAAGGATCATTATACACTAGCAAAGCGTATTGTTTTCGCCTAATTTTGATAGTCGTTTGCATATACTCAATCAAAGAAGcaactttgttttcaaacgCTTTCCAACTTATGTTAATACTTTGTTTGAGAACAGGTTCGCAAACAACAAAGGAAAGACCATCCGATGACTTTGATGttctatttttgaaaaaatccaaTATCGTAAAATAGTTGAGTAAGTGATCAGTAGCTCTACTCAGTATATGATTTGGTTTAGAACAAGTCATAAATTGCTTATTCCGATTTTCTAAGAAACTTATCCTTTCAATTTCTAGTTCTTTGGACCATATGCATTTTGTAACAGCCGCATTAGAAATAACGCCAGGAAGTGTAGTCTCTAAAAAAAACCTGTAATAATTTACCGGTAGTGTGCCagatagaaaagaaactttgCAATTTTCCGGACTAATTGTCTGACTTTCAGAACAACGAGTTCTGGGGAGCGATTTAGACGGGGTTATTAAAACGCATAAAACATCTATACCAAACACAGTTTTCATGATGTTGTGAGTACTTTCTGCAATGTTACTCAAAGAATCCGTTAAAGAATAATCATCTTCAATCGTGTTCAAAAGATGAACATAAGATTGTTTTAGCAAAGGACTCTCAAGTATTATCACTGGATGAGCATAATCGTTTATTCTCAGGTCAATAACAACCCCATCAAAAATCCAAGGAATAAGATTGATCAATGTTTTAATCAAATAGAAAGAATGGTATGTTCTGCTTTCTATACTTACCAGACCCTCTTCTAGGACCTGCTTGCTTAGCTGGAGTTGCTCGTTTTCATAAccaagaataaatattttcttattaTACAAAAATCCTTTAAGCCCAGAGTCAAGGAAAACATCGCTAGCTTGGCCAGAGTCGATGCTTACTTTATGTGAGGCATCTGACGCATTCccttcttccaaataaaTAGGAAGACAATCCGAATAAACCCATAAATTACCAATTTTTCCTTCCTCGCATATTTCTTGAGTTGGATTGCTAACTATGGCAACTGAAGACTCTGGAATCGGATACCAAAAAGGAGATAAGCAAAGTACATCGTTTGTGGAATACTTTCCTATATcgagaaaaggaataatGTCGACCAATCCTTTCTCAATAGATTCGCGCAGGACAAGTATTTCTTGGTGCGAGTCGTTCTCTTCAGTTGTTTCCATATGTTGCTCGTTAGAATTAATCATCCAATCTTTGAATGAGACTGGAATCCCTCCAAACTTTTGCAGGCAAAGTAGAGGAGAAATCACCTCTTTTGAATTCGTATTACCTAAAGGATATAGCCACCTGTCCGACGCGATCATCTTAAATTCTGGGTCGACAACCGTACATTCCACCATGCAGAGCTTAAGATTCGAAAGATCAGGAATgtaatttttcttgtaatgTAGTGTAGGCAGTGGATCTTCTTGGTAATTATAAATTGTTTGCTTTAAGCTTGCATAATCGAAAAGCGCATGGCTAACCCGATACTTACTTAAAATGTATACCAATAAACCCGGCGTTTGTAACACTTCCGTTTCACAAAAAATCGTTTGATACCCAGAAAACAAGGCATTGAAGACGCCCATAATGAGACCTAGCATATTATACGGCTGGAAGTTGGTCATAAAATTATCTTCAGCAGATTGCAAATCGACAGATGCGCATTTCTGTCGACTTGCAGGGTGGGTTATTATCGAGGAAGTGAGACATTTCACTTGGTTCATAATAGTATGATGTTTATAAATTGCTTTCGTGGGATGTGATGGTGACTCAAATATATAGTCAATGAGAGCGACATCCTGAGGAGACGGCTTAAAAGTTAACTGAGAATTCACTTCGAGCTTGTAATGAATGAAATCAGTGGATTTCCACcattcaatttcatctttgCTTCCTAATTCAGAATCCTTCACAAAAATTCGGAAAGTAGATTCGGTAGTAAAAGCAACTTTGactttctcattttttaCAACACACGCTAGTTGATGCAACGACAAGGATGGATGAACTGGGAGAACGATGAGACCCAGAAGGAGGCAACCAAATAAGCTTATAAGGTATTCAGCCAATTCGAGTTTTCGATAGTACAGGATCACCTTCGTACCTGGTAATAAGCcaacttgctttttcacAACCTTTGCAAACCGAGAAACCTTATTAGTGAATTTTTCCCAGGAGAATTGTGATAtttctcttcctttcttgTCCAAAAAAATGTGGGCAACAGCTTTTGGGCTAATATGACTACGATAAGAAAGGACATCGGTAATCGTTTGGAAATTCATCATTGAATAGGAGGGATTTTTAGGATCATTAATTTCAAACTTCGCTTTTCTTTGAACAGTGTACTGTAAATGAGGATTCTGCTTCGTAGAGAAAATGTCCTTAACCAGCTTTCGcgaaatttttttcgtcaatgcaaactttttgaaacgaatctcttcttcatcaattttCAAGATAAGAttcatttgatttttgttgaattgATTCATGACATCTTGGGATTTTGAATTTACAGTTGGATGAATCTTtatgttttcaattttttttgtgaattGAATGGTTATGTTTTCGTTTAACTAGACAGGAGTTAGACAAAGATTAGAAGCCAAGTATACCTTTTGAGAAACTGTATTGTTTGCCGACTGTAGTAATTTCGATAGTTCAAAcggtttttcttcttctttttcttcttcttcgacAAATGCATCCTCAATTGCATATAAAGGAGTTTTCTTATGAAATGCAAACAGATTTTTGAAGCTCATATTGGTATAACTTTCGTGTAGGAACAATCTCTGTTATGCATAAGTGTTGTatattttgtaaacaaacaattcaCGTGGGCTATGCAGTGCACTTTTTTTGCAAGCAATCGCTTTAAAGACAACTTGTAATAAACTTATTgattaaataaaacatcaaCAAATCATAACAAGCAGCCATATAATGCTTATAACTTGGATGgtaacaaaaaaaacaaaacagcaCCGACTTAATTTGAATGTAAATAGCAGTAAATATAACCTCAAGTGAAATTAAACTTTCAGCTTGTTACACGTTTACTATGAACCACCGAGATATAGACGGTTTTATAGGAACAGTTTGTATAAAAGGCAAGAAAACTAGGAACAAGTCGAAAACCggcttttctctttcaatgAATTCATGTACAACCTTTTAAAGGAGTAACTGTTAGCTATTAACATACAAAAATCTAGCGACGAAAAGTGAGATGAAATTTACTGAAACAAGTCTGTTGATAGTAACAAGCTGTCAATATGCGCAAAAATTAGAATTGTAGAGAAATGCAAAAACTAGATTGCATCTACCAGGGATCGAACCTGGGACCGTCTGCGAACATATCATGTAAAGCAGAAATCATAACCACTAGACTACAGATGCTTTACGACAATAGCTATTTGTTAAGTGtatataagaaaaaacaaatctgTATTTTGTGCATTCATATAAATGCGTTGGTTGACGAACCGCATACAATGgaatgtaaataaacatgaaTGCAATTAGCTAAGGatagaataaaaattattcttttgaatttgaatttgaaatcTCCTACAAGTAAGTGCTGTATTGAAGCTAAGAAAAGATATTATTGAATAGTGTCCTCAATGAACATCTTACAACGTTTCTATAAGTGAAGTGCGAAAGCAAAAGGCGCTTGAAATTTAATTTGTGTTCCTTTGTTATTAGGAAAGCAAGGAAGAGCATAAtgtcaatttttttagttGGTTCTTTATGCTTTCgtattttcttcctttgtaAATAGTACGCTGTCTGAGCCGATTAACAGATGCAAGGGATACCTGAATTGCTGACTTGTATTAACTTACACTAAATACATCATCTACTTCGTTGACTTACTTTACTTTACACTGGCTTACTGGTTTTAAAtatggtaaacaaagaagcaacATACAAAGTATTTCTACAGCAACAAGGAGAAGCTATAGTTTAATATTATTTACTACTTAAATTCTAAAAcgtttttaattttgatgTTTCATTGCAGGCTAAATTACTTGGAGAATCGTACCATTTCTAAGATATCGCAGTCTTGCACACACTTAAAATAACGACGCGCCAGTCTTCCCTCCAACCACCACCTCCTTTCCAAAAGagtattcttttttaaattacCTGAATCGATATTCTTTGGTCTTTTCATTGATTCaggattttctttctttttagaacCACTTCTTTCGGTCGTTCAACCTGATTCTTGTCAAGAAAGATATAACTAAAGAACTCGTTACCTATCACATTTACAGTATAGTAAACGCATTATAGAATTCCCGTTACTCCCCTATTTGAAAACTAATAGACCATGGCCGCCTCAGCCTCTGCTATAAATCAAGATCAAGAGTTATCCCGCCGTTTGCACGGAAAAGACGGTGAAAACAAAACCGGACTTTCTGCTATTGCTTCTAAAGATATTgaggaacaaaagaagaagctttCGGAATACTTTCAATTCTGGGATAAGGGCTACGATGATGAATCTCAAGGTGACCGCGATATCCGTGTAAATGACTATAAGAAATTGGTTAACAACTACTATGACTTGGCTACTGATTTGTATGAATATGGCTGGTGTCAAAGCTTCCATTTCTCTCGCTTCTATAAAGGAGAAGCTTTTGCTCAAAGTATTGCACGACATGAGCATTATTTAGCTCATCGTATGGGAATCACCCATAATTCTCGCGTTTTGGACGTGGGTTGCGGTGTTGGTGGTCCTGCTCGAGAAATTACTGAGTTTACTGGATGTAATATGGTGGGGTTAAACAATAATGATTATCAAATTTCTCGTGCCGTTAATTATGCAGCTAAACGTAATCTTGACAAGAAGCAGGTTTTCGTGAAGGGCGATTTTATGAAGATGCCTTTTGATGACAACACGTTCGACTTTGTCTATGCCATCGAAGCTACCGTTCACGCTCCAAGTTTGGAAGGTGTTTACAGTGAAATCTTCCGTGTTCTTAAACCAGGTGGTGTTTTCGGTGTATATGAGTGGGTCATGTCTGATGACTATGATAGCACTAATCCTGAACACCGTAGAATTGCTTATAATATTGAAATTGGTGATGGTATTCCCCAAATGGTACGCAAATCCGATGCTTTGGAAGCATTTAAGAAGTCTGGTTTTGAGGTTCTTGACCAGGAGGACTTGGCTGAAAATGACAACCTTGAGTTACCTTGGTATTATCCTATCACAGGTGACGTTACCAAATCCCAGAATGTATGGGATTTTATAACCGTTTTCCGTACAACCACTTTGGGTAAGTTTATTACCCGTCATAGCGTCAAGGTTTTAGAACGGTTAGGTATGGTTAGCAAAGGTACTAGCGAGGTGAGTGATACCCTTGCGATTGCACAAGAGGGTTTAATTGAGGGTGGTGAAAAGAAGTTGTTTACTCCCATGTTTTTAATGATTGGTAAGAAACCAGAAAAGGCTTAAGAAGCTTAATTTTACTATTCATAAATAATGCGTCTGACAAATCATGAAACGCTGTACACCCTTTATATCAGTTATACCAAAATAGACCTGATTAATATACATCATTAGTTGCTTTGCACTTGTATAGTTatcattgctttttcttttttctttcaacgTGTAATTTCTACAATACTATAATTTTAAGCTTCGCATCATTGCCCACAGTTACTCTCTAATATTTAAAATTTAACAAAACCTATTAGCTTCATTCATCGTACATTTAATGTTACTCAGGATGTAGTCTATTGCTTTTCGAGTTCTTGAGGAGTCTTCGCAGAGGTTATTTGCAAAGCATGTAGTCCGTTTTCAAACTCATCTTTTAAAGATGAGTAAACCAGGCGATGTCGTGCGACCCTTGTTAGCCCTGTAAATTTTGGCGATATTATGTTCAATCGAAAGTGtgtttcgtttttttcttctaaaccTTTCATCGCCGCATGATGGGCGTGTTTGTAACTGTCGTTATACAACTCAATATTTCTGGCCTCTAATTCCTTACTTAAGGTGTTAAAAATTCGATCATGTCTGGACATGTTGTGAAGAAGCCGTTTGATcataaaattaattttaatAATCTATTTCcttaataaaatttataagGAACgttattttataaaaccTCAAAGGTTAAACAATCGTTATCTCTCAAACACACTTTTATTCTTAGAAGGTATATGTACAAGGAATGTGAAGATATAAATACTAAGCTTGACAGTGACTATTCAGTActaaataaagaaaccacataatttattaattttataGTTTTACTACTTGTACAAGACATTCAATTAAGTCATAATAAGTGACTTTTCAatgctttttcaaaaactacTGAATAAGGTCTCTTGGCTTGATAGATAGCTTTTGCAAAACATAGCCATCATTAACTAAAAATTTTGTAGTCTATTCAGACAAAGATATCGTTTCGAAAAAAGGGATTCTTCATTAAGTTAACTAGTATACAGTGATAAATTATCGTAGTCCATTTGGTTTTATGTCATGTCAATAtccatttcttcatcatgtttttcgttttcaacAGTCTTCATTTTagaactttttctttgatgatCTTGCAAATCTCCAAAACTCCACCAAGATATACCTTCCTGATCAGCGGAAGTGAACGGTTGAGCCATACTTCTCAAGAATTTTTTAGCTAATGCAACAGACATATCAGTGCTTAAATTCGTAGCACCCTCAGTTATGTACTGCTGAATCCACTTGGGCAACTTTGTTCGCTTGTCGGACCGACCATAACGCTTGTCAGCAAGAACCATAATACCATGATCGTCTTTACCACGTAGTACACGCCCTAGACACTGAGCAGCATGTCGCATGGCGTCGAACGTCAAGAAATCTGCTTCCCGA contains:
- the mug62 gene encoding acetyl-CoA biosynthesis protein encodes the protein MSFKNLFAFHKKTPLYAIEDAFVEEEEKEEEKPFELSKLLQSANNTVSQKLNENITIQFTKKIENIKIHPTVNSKSQDVMNQFNKNQMNLILKIDEEEIRFKKFALTKKISRKLVKDIFSTKQNPHLQYTVQRKAKFEINDPKNPSYSMMNFQTITDVLSYRSHISPKAVAHIFLDKKGREISQFSWEKFTNKVSRFAKVVKKQVGLLPGTKVILYYRKLELAEYLISLFGCLLLGLIVLPVHPSLSLHQLACVVKNEKVKVAFTTESTFRIFVKDSELGSKDEIEWWKSTDFIHYKLEVNSQLTFKPSPQDVALIDYIFESPSHPTKAIYKHHTIMNQVKCLTSSIITHPASRQKCASVDLQSAEDNFMTNFQPYNMLGLIMGVFNALFSGYQTIFCETEVLQTPGLLVYILSKYRVSHALFDYASLKQTIYNYQEDPLPTLHYKKNYIPDLSNLKLCMVECTVVDPEFKMIASDRWLYPLGNTNSKEVISPLLCLQKFGGIPVSFKDWMINSNEQHMETTEENDSHQEILVLRESIEKGLVDIIPFLDIGKYSTNDVLCLSPFWYPIPESSVAIVSNPTQEICEEGKIGNLWVYSDCLPIYLEEGNASDASHKVSIDSGQASDVFLDSGLKGFLYNKKIFILGYENEQLQLSKQVLEEGLVSIESRTYHSFYLIKTLINLIPWIFDGVVIDLRINDYAHPVIILESPLLKQSYVHLLNTIEDDYSLTDSLSNIAESTHNIMKTVFGIDVLCVLITPSKSLPRTRCSESQTISPENCKVSFLSGTLPVNYYRFFLETTLPGVISNAAVTKCIWSKELEIERISFLENRNKQFMTCSKPNHILSRATDHLLNYFTILDFFKNRTSKSSDGLSFVVCEPVLKQSINISWKAFENKVASLIEYMQTTIKIRRKQYALLVYNDPYEFVVALYGCFFLGICAIPLQIHSVNHVIKDIEEIILLCDQFRANCILLDDGTFINIKSRDSFHHLQQVCNEKRVKVPKIYNTNYLPAAKRPLKKLVSKIAKEQNNKEKVVLVAVSRLTDGSTFSVNFSHFDLLHYCREQKEFILDDNDSSLLGGIEFGSGIGLLHTALLGVYTGLPTVLVNGSGSHCRENNTLQTMLEKRVSKAVLPLNYLLNTLEKTEICEYEGLNDMIKCIIVPCYEKPETSKVTTIIDNMFRLNLKTEMIKLAYCHPLNPLICWCDEQGINDMKGDFDTNDLKKGFITSKSNNHKKGITIYGLGANCLHNDVCVVHPESKRICNEGEVGEVWIAARRGSYCAFDQRNVGSELLTEENLKKQHFRSGYLGFIHPKSLDSESSEKFSKILYVLGAIWNTFEQNGLNHFASDIEETVEQVHPNICREGCMAFKAADQFTLLVEVSNMQRLTSLVPTIVSTVLVTHKVIVDKVAFVPRGVLLRWATGEKRRSDMLKKWVAGRIQDLFDKSGNIV
- the erg6 gene encoding sterol 24-C-methyltransferase Erg6, whose amino-acid sequence is MAASASAINQDQELSRRLHGKDGENKTGLSAIASKDIEEQKKKLSEYFQFWDKGYDDESQGDRDIRVNDYKKLVNNYYDLATDLYEYGWCQSFHFSRFYKGEAFAQSIARHEHYLAHRMGITHNSRVLDVGCGVGGPAREITEFTGCNMVGLNNNDYQISRAVNYAAKRNLDKKQVFVKGDFMKMPFDDNTFDFVYAIEATVHAPSLEGVYSEIFRVLKPGGVFGVYEWVMSDDYDSTNPEHRRIAYNIEIGDGIPQMVRKSDALEAFKKSGFEVLDQEDLAENDNLELPWYYPITGDVTKSQNVWDFITVFRTTTLGKFITRHSVKVLERLGMVSKGTSEVSDTLAIAQEGLIEGGEKKLFTPMFLMIGKKPEKA
- the uvi31 gene encoding mitochondrial [4Fe-4S] cluster transfer protein Uvi31, which translates into the protein MIKRLLHNMSRHDRIFNTLSKELEARNIELYNDSYKHAHHAAMKGLEEKNETHFRLNIISPKFTGLTRVARHRLVYSSLKDEFENGLHALQITSAKTPQELEKQ